Proteins encoded in a region of the Pseudomonas sp. PDNC002 genome:
- the trmB gene encoding tRNA (guanosine(46)-N7)-methyltransferase TrmB produces MRAIKSFVMRAGRMTEGQQRGLDQGWPKFGLELADGARDFDEVFGRQAPRTFEIGFGMGHATLEMAAAAPEQDFIGVEVHRPGVGALLNGMLTQDLTNIRVYSCDAIEVLRDCVADASLDRLLLFFPDPWHKSRHHKRRIVQPAWAELVRQKLKVGGVLHMATDWEQYAEHMLEVMNVAPGYRNLSADNTYVPRPEERPVTKFERRGERLGHGVWDLKFERVD; encoded by the coding sequence ATGCGCGCCATCAAGAGCTTCGTGATGCGTGCCGGCCGCATGACCGAGGGCCAGCAGCGTGGCCTCGATCAGGGCTGGCCGAAATTCGGCCTGGAGCTGGCCGACGGCGCGCGGGACTTCGATGAAGTGTTCGGGCGCCAGGCGCCGCGCACCTTCGAGATCGGCTTCGGCATGGGCCACGCCACCCTGGAGATGGCCGCTGCCGCGCCGGAGCAGGACTTCATCGGCGTGGAAGTGCACCGGCCAGGCGTCGGCGCGCTGCTCAACGGCATGCTGACCCAGGACCTCACCAACATCCGCGTCTACAGCTGCGACGCCATCGAAGTGCTGCGCGACTGCGTCGCCGATGCCAGCCTCGATCGCCTGCTGCTGTTCTTCCCGGACCCGTGGCACAAGTCGCGCCACCACAAGCGTCGCATCGTGCAGCCGGCCTGGGCCGAGCTGGTGCGGCAGAAGCTGAAGGTCGGCGGCGTGCTGCACATGGCCACCGACTGGGAACAATATGCCGAGCACATGCTGGAAGTGATGAATGTCGCACCCGGCTACCGCAACCTTTCGGCCGATAATACCTATGTGCCGCGCCCGGAAGAGCGTCCGGTCACCAAGTTCGAACGTCGCGGGGAGCGACTCGGCCATGGCGTCTGGGACCTGAAGTTCGAGCGCGTCGACTGA
- a CDS encoding DUF3392 domain-containing protein yields the protein MDFALDLIANVSRWCRGHLSDIALAIMATVLVLFGPAINAWVQQRIGSLNFVFRTLLFVLICAVGYGLAMVFVTPWLAKGLGYFNNYTLAPVLLLVFFVIGMIADRN from the coding sequence ATGGACTTCGCGCTCGACCTGATTGCCAACGTCTCCCGCTGGTGCCGCGGCCACCTGTCCGACATCGCCCTGGCGATCATGGCCACCGTGCTGGTGCTGTTCGGCCCGGCGATCAACGCCTGGGTACAGCAGCGCATCGGCAGCCTGAACTTCGTCTTCCGCACCCTGCTGTTCGTGCTGATCTGCGCCGTGGGCTACGGCCTGGCGATGGTCTTCGTCACCCCCTGGCTGGCCAAGGGCCTGGGGTATTTCAACAACTACACCCTGGCGCCCGTCCTGCTGCTAGTGTTCTTCGTGATTGGCATGATCGCCGACCGCAACTGA
- the hemW gene encoding radical SAM family heme chaperone HemW, translating to MSQAGSHGLDAGPVVSGFRLPPLSAYVHIPWCVRKCPYCDFNSHAAGPELPEDAYVEALLADLAADRGYVHGRKLTSIFFGGGTPSLFSASALGRILEGLEKQVGFESDIEITLEANPGTFEQAKFADYRKLGINRLSVGIQSFQAEKLKALGRIHDGDEAVRAAEMARRAGFDNFNLDLMHGLPDQSVEDALSDLQQAIALAPTHLSWYQLTMEPNTVFWSQPPELPEDDQLWEIQEAGQALLAEAGYVQYETSAYARDGKRARHNLNYWTFGDFLGIGAGAHAKLSTPEGRILRTWKTRLPKDYLNPGKPFQAGERDLEAGDLPFEFMMNALRLTDGVPAATFAERTGLPLAAIEEACRQARKDGLLLDDPQRLAPSERGQLFLNDLLQRFLP from the coding sequence ATGAGCCAGGCAGGAAGCCACGGGCTCGACGCCGGGCCGGTGGTTTCCGGCTTCCGCCTGCCACCGCTGTCCGCGTACGTACACATCCCCTGGTGCGTGCGCAAATGCCCCTATTGCGACTTCAACTCCCACGCCGCTGGCCCGGAGCTACCGGAAGACGCCTACGTCGAGGCGCTGCTGGCTGACCTCGCCGCCGACCGCGGGTACGTCCACGGTCGCAAGCTGACGTCGATCTTCTTCGGCGGCGGCACACCCAGCCTGTTCTCCGCCAGCGCACTGGGCCGCATCCTCGAAGGGCTGGAAAAGCAGGTCGGTTTCGAGAGCGATATCGAGATCACCCTGGAAGCCAACCCCGGCACCTTCGAGCAGGCCAAGTTCGCCGATTACCGCAAGCTGGGGATCAATCGCCTGTCCGTCGGCATCCAGAGCTTCCAGGCCGAGAAGCTCAAGGCGCTGGGCCGTATCCATGATGGCGACGAGGCCGTGCGCGCCGCCGAGATGGCCCGCCGCGCAGGCTTCGACAACTTCAACCTGGACCTGATGCATGGCCTGCCGGACCAAAGCGTCGAAGACGCGCTGAGCGATCTGCAGCAGGCCATCGCCCTGGCGCCGACGCACCTGTCCTGGTACCAGCTGACCATGGAGCCGAACACGGTGTTCTGGAGCCAGCCGCCGGAGCTGCCCGAAGACGACCAGCTGTGGGAAATCCAGGAAGCCGGCCAGGCACTGCTCGCCGAGGCGGGTTACGTGCAGTACGAAACCTCCGCCTACGCCCGAGACGGCAAGCGCGCACGGCACAACCTGAACTACTGGACCTTCGGCGACTTCCTCGGCATCGGCGCCGGCGCCCACGCCAAGCTGAGCACCCCGGAAGGCCGCATCCTGCGCACCTGGAAGACCCGCCTGCCGAAGGACTACCTGAACCCGGGGAAACCCTTCCAGGCCGGCGAACGCGACCTGGAAGCGGGCGACCTGCCCTTCGAGTTCATGATGAACGCCCTGCGCCTCACCGACGGCGTGCCGGCGGCGACCTTCGCCGAGCGCACCGGCCTGCCGCTGGCGGCCATCGAGGAAGCCTGCCGTCAAGCGCGCAAGGACGGCCTGCTGCTGGACGACCCGCAGCGTCTGGCCCCGTCCGAGCGCGGCCAGTTGTTCCTCAACGACCTTCTGCAGCGCTTCCTGCCCTGA
- the rpoH gene encoding RNA polymerase sigma factor RpoH — translation MTTSLQPVYALAPGANLEAYVHSVNSIPLLTPEQERELAERLFYQQDLEAARQMVLAHLRFVVHIARSYSGYGLAQADLIQEGNVGLMKAVKRFNPEMGVRLVSFAVHWIKAEIHEFILRNWRIVKVATTKAQRKLFFNLRSQKKKLAWLSNDEVHRVAETLGVEAREVREMESRLTGQDMAFDPAADADDDSAYQSPAHYLEDHRYDPARQLEEADWSDSSTASLHEALEGLDDRSRDILHQRWLAEEKATLHDLAAKYNVSAERIRQLEKNAMNKLKGRIEA, via the coding sequence ATGACCACTTCTCTGCAACCTGTTTATGCCCTGGCTCCCGGTGCAAACCTGGAAGCCTATGTGCACTCGGTGAACAGCATTCCGCTGCTGACGCCGGAGCAGGAGCGCGAACTGGCCGAACGCCTCTTCTACCAGCAAGATCTGGAAGCGGCACGGCAAATGGTTCTGGCGCACCTGCGCTTCGTCGTGCATATCGCCCGGAGTTATTCCGGGTACGGCCTGGCTCAGGCCGATCTGATCCAGGAAGGCAACGTCGGCCTGATGAAGGCCGTGAAGCGCTTCAACCCGGAAATGGGTGTGCGCCTGGTGTCGTTCGCCGTCCACTGGATCAAGGCGGAAATCCATGAGTTCATCCTGCGCAACTGGCGGATCGTGAAAGTCGCGACCACCAAGGCGCAGCGCAAGCTGTTCTTCAACCTGCGCAGCCAGAAGAAGAAACTGGCCTGGCTGAGCAACGATGAAGTGCACCGTGTCGCGGAAACCCTCGGTGTCGAGGCCCGCGAAGTCCGCGAGATGGAAAGCCGTCTCACCGGACAGGACATGGCCTTCGATCCGGCGGCGGATGCCGACGACGACAGTGCCTACCAGTCCCCGGCGCACTATCTGGAAGACCATCGCTACGACCCGGCTCGCCAGCTGGAGGAAGCGGACTGGAGCGACAGCTCCACCGCCAGCCTGCACGAGGCGCTGGAAGGCCTGGACGACCGCAGTCGCGACATTCTCCACCAGCGTTGGCTGGCCGAGGAAAAAGCGACGCTGCACGACCTGGCAGCCAAGTACAACGTATCCGCCGAGCGGATTCGTCAGTTGGAAAAGAACGCGATGAACAAGCTCAAGGGTCGCATCGAAGCCTGA
- the thiS gene encoding sulfur carrier protein ThiS has protein sequence MRIQLNGEPFELPDGHTVANLLERLDLTGKRVAVELNLDIVPRSQHAATALSEGDQVEVVHAIGGG, from the coding sequence ATGCGTATTCAGTTGAATGGCGAACCCTTCGAGCTGCCCGACGGCCACACCGTCGCCAACCTGCTCGAGCGTCTCGACCTCACCGGCAAGCGTGTCGCGGTCGAGCTCAATCTGGACATCGTGCCGCGCAGCCAGCACGCCGCCACCGCCCTGAGCGAAGGCGACCAGGTGGAAGTGGTGCATGCCATCGGCGGCGGCTAG
- a CDS encoding thiazole synthase: protein MSQPNSNLPVDKPFTLAGRTYNSRLLVGTGKYKDLEETRVAIEASGAEIVTVAVRRTNIGQNPGEPNLLDVIPPDRYTILPNTAGCYDAVEAVRTCRLARELLDGHNLVKLEVLADQKTLFPNVVETLKAAEVLVKDGFDVMVYTSDDPIIARQLAEIGCIAVMPLAGLIGSGLGICNPYNLRIILEEATVPVLVDAGVGTASDATIAMELGCEAVLMNTAIAHAQNPVMMAEAMKHAIVAGRLAYLAGRMPRKLYASASSPMTGLIN from the coding sequence ATGAGCCAACCCAACTCCAACCTGCCGGTCGACAAGCCCTTCACCCTGGCTGGTCGCACCTACAATTCGCGCCTGCTGGTCGGTACCGGCAAGTACAAGGACCTCGAAGAGACCCGCGTCGCCATCGAGGCCTCGGGCGCCGAGATCGTCACCGTCGCGGTGCGCCGCACCAACATCGGCCAGAACCCGGGCGAACCGAACCTGCTGGACGTGATCCCGCCGGATCGCTACACCATCCTGCCGAACACCGCCGGCTGCTACGACGCCGTCGAAGCCGTGCGCACCTGCCGCCTGGCTCGCGAGCTGCTGGACGGCCACAACCTGGTCAAGCTGGAAGTCCTGGCCGACCAGAAGACCCTTTTCCCCAATGTCGTGGAAACCCTCAAGGCCGCCGAAGTGCTGGTCAAGGATGGCTTTGACGTCATGGTGTACACCAGTGACGACCCGATCATTGCGCGCCAGCTGGCCGAGATCGGCTGCATCGCGGTGATGCCGCTGGCCGGCCTGATCGGCTCGGGCCTGGGCATCTGCAACCCGTACAACCTGCGCATCATCCTTGAAGAAGCCACCGTTCCGGTGCTGGTGGATGCCGGCGTGGGCACCGCCTCCGACGCCACCATCGCCATGGAACTGGGTTGCGAAGCCGTGTTGATGAACACCGCCATCGCCCACGCGCAGAACCCGGTGATGATGGCCGAGGCCATGAAGCACGCCATCGTCGCCGGCCGCCTGGCTTACCTGGCCGGCCGCATGCCGCGCAAGCTGTACGCCAGCGCGTCTTCGCCGATGACGGGTCTGATCAACTAA
- a CDS encoding homoserine O-acetyltransferase, translating to MPTVFPEDSVGLVSPQTLQFNEPLPLACGKTLPEYQLVIETYGELNATASNAVLICHALSGHHHAAGYHSEDERKPGWWDSCIGPGKPIDTRKFFVVALNNLGGCNGSTGPTSLNPATGKTYGADFPVVTVEDWVHSQARLADRLGIQSWAAIVGGSLGGMQALQWTISYPERVRHCLCIASAPKLSAQNIAFNEVARQAILSDPEFFGGHFQEHDVIPRRGLRLARMVGHITYLSDDAMGAKFGRDMKSEKLNYDLHSVEFQVESYLRYQGEEFSTRFDANTYLLMTKALDYFDPAAAHGDDLARTLSGVKADFCLMSFTTDWRFSPARSREIVDALLAAKKNVSYLEIDAPQGHDAFLMPIPRYLQAFNGYMKRISV from the coding sequence ATGCCAACAGTCTTCCCCGAAGATTCCGTCGGTCTGGTCTCTCCCCAGACGCTGCAGTTCAACGAACCGCTGCCCCTGGCCTGCGGCAAGACCCTGCCCGAATACCAGCTGGTGATCGAGACCTACGGTGAGCTGAACGCCACGGCAAGCAACGCCGTGCTGATCTGCCACGCCCTCTCCGGCCACCACCATGCCGCCGGCTATCACAGCGAGGACGAGCGCAAGCCAGGCTGGTGGGACAGCTGTATCGGCCCGGGCAAGCCCATCGACACCCGCAAATTCTTCGTCGTCGCGCTGAACAACCTGGGCGGCTGCAACGGCTCCACCGGCCCGACCAGCCTCAACCCCGCCACCGGCAAGACCTATGGCGCGGATTTCCCCGTCGTCACCGTGGAAGACTGGGTACATAGCCAGGCGCGGCTGGCCGATCGCCTGGGCATCCAGAGCTGGGCCGCCATCGTCGGCGGCAGCCTGGGCGGCATGCAGGCGCTGCAGTGGACCATCAGCTACCCCGAGCGCGTGCGCCACTGCCTGTGCATCGCCAGCGCGCCCAAGCTGTCGGCGCAGAACATCGCCTTCAACGAAGTCGCGCGCCAGGCGATCCTCTCCGACCCGGAGTTCTTCGGCGGCCACTTCCAGGAACACGACGTGATTCCCCGCCGCGGCCTGCGCCTGGCGCGGATGGTCGGGCACATCACCTACCTGTCCGATGACGCCATGGGCGCCAAGTTCGGCCGCGACATGAAGTCGGAGAAGCTCAACTACGACCTGCACAGCGTCGAGTTCCAGGTGGAAAGCTACCTGCGCTACCAGGGCGAGGAGTTCTCCACCCGCTTCGACGCTAACACCTACCTGCTGATGACCAAGGCGCTGGACTACTTCGACCCGGCCGCCGCCCACGGCGACGACCTGGCGCGCACCCTGTCCGGGGTGAAGGCGGACTTCTGCCTGATGTCCTTCACCACCGACTGGCGCTTCTCCCCCGCGCGCTCGCGGGAAATCGTCGATGCGCTGCTGGCGGCGAAGAAGAACGTCAGCTACCTGGAAATCGACGCTCCGCAAGGCCACGACGCCTTCCTGATGCCGATTCCACGCTACCTGCAAGCCTTCAACGGCTACATGAAACGCATCAGCGTATAA
- a CDS encoding DUF1329 domain-containing protein: MLKKLAVLLMAGAWALPAQAKVDATEAARLGRDLTPMGAEMAGNASGTIPAWTGGITTAPAGYQPGTHHLDPYAGDAMQYKIDSKNLAQYQALLTPGTQALLQENPDYYLRVFPSRRSASLPQRIYDATRFNAENAELIADGNGVQGAAAGVPFPMPKTGLEVIWNHIMRYRGEQIHMVTNQAAVLASGSYNLLKLDRYVYFNYGREGMTPQDLNNTLFYYKYNIVAPAKLAGSALVVQETIDQVLSIRKAWRFNSGERRVRRLPSLAYDTLQPDTNGLATADTVDVYNGAPDHYDWQLLGKREMLVPYNSYAVHQKGIPYADILKTKTLNPELLRYEPHRVWVVEATLRKGMNHPFAKRRFYLDEDSWQILASDIYNADGKLIRAQEVHPINYYDVPMVLSTLEALYDFEGARYFVDGLDNNEPMYDFKVPLGPRDFTPQALRREGN; encoded by the coding sequence GTGTTGAAGAAACTTGCTGTACTGCTGATGGCGGGGGCGTGGGCCCTGCCGGCGCAGGCGAAAGTCGATGCCACCGAGGCCGCTCGACTGGGCCGCGACCTGACGCCCATGGGGGCGGAAATGGCCGGCAACGCCAGCGGCACCATCCCCGCCTGGACCGGCGGCATCACCACCGCCCCGGCGGGTTACCAGCCCGGCACCCATCACCTCGATCCGTACGCTGGCGACGCCATGCAGTACAAGATCGACAGCAAGAACCTGGCGCAGTACCAGGCGCTGCTCACGCCCGGCACCCAGGCGCTGCTGCAGGAGAACCCGGACTACTACCTGCGCGTCTTCCCCAGCCGCCGCAGCGCCTCGCTGCCCCAGCGCATTTATGACGCCACCCGCTTCAACGCCGAAAACGCCGAGCTGATCGCCGATGGTAACGGCGTGCAGGGCGCTGCCGCCGGTGTGCCATTCCCGATGCCGAAGACCGGCCTGGAAGTCATCTGGAACCACATCATGCGTTACCGTGGCGAGCAGATTCACATGGTGACCAACCAGGCCGCCGTGCTCGCCAGCGGCAGCTACAACCTGCTCAAGCTCGATCGCTACGTGTACTTCAACTACGGCCGCGAGGGCATGACCCCGCAGGACCTGAACAACACGCTGTTCTACTACAAGTACAACATCGTCGCCCCGGCCAAGCTCGCCGGTTCCGCGCTGGTGGTGCAGGAGACCATCGACCAGGTGCTGTCGATCCGCAAGGCCTGGCGCTTCAACAGCGGCGAGCGCCGCGTGCGCCGCCTGCCGAGCCTGGCCTACGACACCCTGCAACCGGACACCAACGGCCTGGCCACCGCCGATACCGTGGATGTCTACAACGGCGCGCCGGACCACTACGACTGGCAGCTGCTGGGCAAGCGCGAGATGCTCGTGCCATACAACAGCTACGCGGTGCACCAGAAGGGCATTCCCTACGCGGATATCCTCAAGACCAAGACGCTCAACCCCGAGCTGCTGCGCTACGAGCCGCACCGCGTGTGGGTAGTCGAGGCGACCCTGCGCAAGGGCATGAACCATCCGTTCGCCAAGCGTCGTTTCTACCTGGATGAGGACAGCTGGCAGATCCTTGCCTCGGATATCTACAACGCCGACGGCAAGCTGATCCGTGCCCAGGAAGTGCACCCGATCAACTACTACGACGTGCCCATGGTGCTCAGCACCCTGGAAGCGCTGTACGACTTCGAGGGGGCGCGCTACTTCGTCGACGGCCTCGACAACAACGAGCCGATGTACGACTTCAAGGTCCCGCTGGGCCCGCGCGATTTCACCCCGCAGGCCTTGCGCCGCGAGGGGAACTGA
- the ftsX gene encoding permease-like cell division protein FtsX has translation MSANDLPRGEEEGTPQRYTRERPDDNEHQDHSASLSAYAENHRASLMDSLHRLVSHPFGSFFTCLVMGITLSLPMGLSLLLNNVERLGGSWQRAAQISLFLDLKASESQGQDLREQIEKMPDVIEAQLISREDALKELQEQSGLGEALKELPDNPLPAVISVTPKQIDRAQLDALRQRLSELPGVQQAQLDLVWVERLSAILKLGDRFVFGLTLVLVLTLLLVIGNTIRLHIENRRNEIEVIKLVGGTDGYVRRPFLYMGALYGLGAGVLSWALLAFGLDWLNASVVNLAGLYGSDFGLAGVPVDDGLSLTVGAVLLGWIGAWLAVARHLRELAPR, from the coding sequence ATGAGCGCCAATGACCTGCCTCGCGGCGAGGAAGAGGGCACCCCGCAGCGCTACACGCGCGAGCGCCCGGACGACAACGAGCACCAGGACCACAGCGCCTCGCTCTCGGCCTACGCGGAAAACCACCGCGCCAGCCTGATGGACAGCCTGCACCGTCTGGTCAGCCATCCCTTCGGCAGCTTCTTCACCTGCCTGGTGATGGGCATCACCCTGAGCCTGCCGATGGGCCTGTCGCTGCTGCTGAACAACGTCGAGCGCCTCGGCGGTTCGTGGCAGCGCGCTGCGCAGATTTCGCTGTTCCTCGACCTGAAGGCCAGCGAAAGCCAGGGTCAGGACCTGCGCGAGCAGATCGAAAAGATGCCCGACGTGATCGAGGCGCAGTTGATCAGTCGTGAGGATGCGCTGAAAGAGTTGCAGGAACAGTCCGGCCTCGGCGAGGCGCTGAAGGAATTGCCGGATAATCCGCTGCCGGCCGTGATTTCGGTGACGCCCAAGCAGATCGACCGGGCGCAACTGGATGCCCTGCGTCAACGGCTGTCGGAACTGCCGGGTGTACAACAGGCGCAGCTCGACCTGGTCTGGGTCGAGCGGCTGTCGGCGATCCTCAAGCTGGGCGATCGCTTCGTCTTCGGCCTGACCCTGGTGCTGGTACTGACGCTGTTGCTGGTGATTGGCAACACCATCCGCCTGCACATCGAAAATCGCCGTAACGAAATCGAAGTGATCAAGCTCGTCGGCGGGACGGACGGTTATGTGCGTCGTCCCTTCCTCTATATGGGCGCCCTCTATGGGTTGGGCGCGGGCGTGCTGTCCTGGGCGCTGCTGGCGTTCGGCCTGGACTGGCTGAACGCCTCCGTGGTCAACCTGGCCGGCTTGTATGGCAGTGATTTCGGATTGGCGGGGGTACCGGTGGATGACGGCCTGTCGCTGACCGTTGGTGCGGTGCTGCTGGGCTGGATCGGTGCCTGGCTGGCCGTGGCGCGCCATCTGCGTGAGCTGGCGCCGCGCTGA
- a CDS encoding DUF4426 domain-containing protein, whose amino-acid sequence MRRLLTFFACLVLALPAFAEQVKRLGDLQVHYSVFNSSFLQPNVAQAVGVVRSKTQGVINIVPLDASGKPANATVAGSAKNLMGQSIPLTFKRVVEEGAVYNLAQFPIEGRETLTFSIQVQSGSEAPQSFDFMQEIFPDE is encoded by the coding sequence ATGCGCCGCCTGCTTACCTTCTTCGCCTGCCTGGTCCTCGCCCTGCCCGCCTTCGCCGAACAGGTGAAGCGCCTGGGTGACCTGCAGGTGCACTACAGCGTATTCAACTCCAGCTTCCTCCAGCCCAATGTCGCGCAAGCGGTGGGCGTGGTGCGCAGCAAGACCCAGGGCGTGATCAACATCGTGCCGCTGGACGCCAGCGGCAAGCCGGCCAACGCCACCGTCGCCGGCTCCGCCAAGAACCTGATGGGCCAGAGCATTCCCCTGACCTTCAAGCGCGTGGTCGAGGAAGGCGCCGTGTACAACCTGGCGCAGTTCCCCATCGAAGGCCGCGAAACCCTGACCTTCTCCATCCAGGTCCAGTCCGGAAGCGAAGCGCCGCAAAGCTTCGACTTCATGCAGGAAATCTTCCCAGACGAATGA
- the mtgA gene encoding monofunctional biosynthetic peptidoglycan transglycosylase — MARSSAQAKPRMPKLLRRLLKIALWFVAVSVALVIILRWVPPPGTMVMVERKVESWFNGKPIDLQRSWRSWDELPESLKLAVIAGEDQKFAEHHGFDLPAIQKALAHNEQGGKVRGGSTISQQVAKNVFLWTGRSWVRKGFEAWFTLLIETFWSKQRILEVYLNSVEWDAGVFGAQAAAQHHFGVDAKRLSQQQASLLAAVLPNPRKWSAGKPGPYVRQRASWIRQQMWQLGSEYLQRL; from the coding sequence ATGGCCCGCTCATCCGCCCAGGCAAAGCCTCGAATGCCCAAGCTGCTCCGCCGCCTGCTCAAGATCGCGCTCTGGTTCGTCGCCGTCAGCGTGGCGCTGGTCATCATTCTGCGCTGGGTGCCACCGCCGGGAACCATGGTGATGGTCGAGCGCAAGGTCGAATCCTGGTTCAACGGCAAGCCCATCGACTTGCAGCGCAGCTGGCGCTCCTGGGACGAACTGCCCGAGAGCCTCAAGCTCGCGGTGATCGCTGGCGAGGACCAGAAGTTCGCCGAGCACCACGGTTTCGACCTGCCGGCGATCCAGAAGGCCCTCGCGCACAACGAGCAGGGCGGCAAGGTCCGCGGCGGCAGCACCATCAGCCAGCAGGTGGCGAAGAACGTCTTCCTCTGGACCGGCCGCAGCTGGGTGCGCAAGGGCTTCGAGGCCTGGTTCACCCTGCTGATCGAAACCTTCTGGTCCAAGCAGCGGATTCTCGAGGTCTATCTCAATAGCGTGGAATGGGATGCCGGCGTATTCGGCGCCCAGGCCGCTGCGCAGCATCACTTCGGCGTCGACGCCAAGCGCCTGTCACAACAGCAGGCCAGCCTGCTGGCTGCCGTGCTGCCCAACCCACGTAAATGGAGCGCCGGCAAACCCGGCCCCTACGTGCGCCAGCGCGCCTCGTGGATTCGCCAGCAGATGTGGCAGTTGGGTAGCGAGTATCTGCAGCGGCTTTAA
- the rdgB gene encoding RdgB/HAM1 family non-canonical purine NTP pyrophosphatase: protein MIKLEQLVLASHNAGKLKELQAMLGAHVKVRSIGEFSDVEPEETGLSFVENAILKARNAARISGLPALADDSGLAVDFLGGAPGIYSARYADGKGDAANNAKLLDALKDVPDEARGAQFVSVLALVRHADDPLPILCEGLWHGSILREARGEHGFGYDPLFWVPEAECSSAELPPEQKNQLSHRARAMALLKQRLGL, encoded by the coding sequence ATGATCAAGCTCGAACAACTGGTGCTGGCCAGTCACAACGCCGGCAAGCTCAAGGAACTCCAGGCCATGCTCGGAGCCCACGTGAAGGTGCGCTCCATCGGCGAGTTCAGCGATGTGGAGCCCGAAGAGACCGGCCTGTCCTTCGTCGAGAACGCCATCCTCAAGGCCCGCAACGCCGCGCGCATCTCCGGCCTGCCGGCACTGGCCGACGACTCGGGCCTGGCGGTGGACTTCCTCGGCGGCGCGCCGGGCATCTACTCCGCGCGCTACGCCGACGGCAAGGGTGATGCGGCGAACAACGCCAAGCTGCTCGATGCGCTGAAGGACGTGCCGGACGAGGCGCGCGGCGCCCAGTTCGTCAGCGTGCTGGCGCTGGTTCGCCATGCCGACGACCCGCTGCCGATCCTCTGCGAAGGCCTCTGGCACGGCAGCATCCTGCGCGAAGCCCGCGGCGAGCACGGCTTCGGCTACGACCCGCTGTTCTGGGTGCCGGAAGCCGAGTGCTCCAGCGCCGAACTGCCGCCCGAGCAGAAGAACCAGCTCAGCCACCGCGCCCGCGCCATGGCCCTGCTGAAGCAACGGCTGGGTCTATGA
- a CDS encoding DUF423 domain-containing protein has product MLRTFLMLAAFFGFTGVALGAFAAHGLKNKLTPEYLAVFQTGVHYQMLHALALFGVALLTAHIGGTLISLAGWAFTVGILLFSGSLYLLTLAGLGVGIITPIGGLFFLIGWALLLVAAFQLG; this is encoded by the coding sequence ATGCTGCGTACTTTCCTGATGCTCGCCGCGTTCTTCGGTTTCACCGGGGTTGCCCTTGGCGCCTTTGCCGCCCACGGCCTGAAGAACAAGCTCACGCCCGAGTACCTGGCGGTGTTCCAGACCGGCGTGCACTACCAGATGCTGCACGCCCTGGCACTGTTCGGCGTGGCGCTGCTCACCGCGCACATCGGCGGCACCCTCATCAGCCTCGCCGGCTGGGCATTCACCGTCGGTATCCTGCTGTTCTCCGGGAGCCTCTACCTGCTGACCCTGGCGGGCCTGGGCGTGGGCATCATCACGCCAATCGGCGGACTGTTCTTCCTCATCGGCTGGGCGCTGCTGCTGGTGGCGGCCTTCCAGCTGGGTTGA
- the metW gene encoding methionine biosynthesis protein MetW, with product MRADLEIIQDWIPAGSRVLDLGCGDGELLAWLRDHKQVGGYGLEIDAEKIAKCIERGVNVIEQDLDKGLGNFASDSFDVVVMTQSLQALRYPDKVLAEMLRVGKTCIITFPNFGHWRCRWYLARNGRMPVSEFLPYTWYNTPNIHFCTFRDFEALCHEQHAKVLDRLAVDHEHQHGWASRIWPNLLGEIGIYRISGAGVQDHRIAV from the coding sequence ATGCGCGCCGACCTGGAAATCATCCAAGACTGGATCCCCGCCGGCAGCCGCGTGCTCGACCTGGGCTGCGGCGACGGCGAGTTGCTCGCCTGGCTGCGCGACCACAAGCAGGTCGGCGGCTACGGCCTGGAAATCGACGCCGAAAAGATCGCCAAATGCATCGAACGCGGCGTCAACGTGATCGAACAGGACCTCGACAAGGGCCTGGGCAACTTCGCCAGCGACAGCTTCGACGTCGTGGTGATGACCCAGTCGCTGCAGGCCCTGCGCTATCCGGACAAGGTGCTTGCGGAGATGCTGCGCGTGGGCAAGACCTGCATCATCACCTTCCCCAACTTCGGCCACTGGCGCTGCCGCTGGTACCTCGCGCGCAATGGCCGCATGCCGGTGTCGGAGTTCCTTCCGTACACTTGGTACAACACGCCGAACATCCACTTCTGCACCTTCCGCGACTTCGAGGCGCTCTGCCACGAGCAGCACGCGAAGGTGCTGGACCGCCTGGCGGTGGACCACGAGCACCAGCATGGCTGGGCCTCGCGAATCTGGCCTAATCTGTTGGGTGAGATCGGCATCTACCGGATCAGCGGCGCTGGCGTGCAAGACCACCGCATCGCCGTCTGA